In Streptomyces sp. 840.1, the DNA window CACTGGAGTCGTACGAGGGAGCGCTCATCGTGGCGAGTCACGACGTGCCGTTCCTGGAGTCACTCGGAATCACGCGCTGGCTGCTGCTCGACGGTGAACTCCGGGACACCACGGCGCAGGAGGTGCGCGCGGGTATGTGAGGAACCCCGTGTGTGCGGGGAGAGGCCGGGCTCGGGCGCGGTGCGGGGCCAGGGCCCGTCCGGCGGATCCTCGCGGGCCCGCGGCGTCCGGGCTCCTGGCCGTGACGCGGCGCACGGGCACCTCTCGTTCAGTCGCGGCTTGCGGCCTGTTTCCTGGACCACGCGGTGGCGTCATCTCCGTATCGGGCCAAGAGGCGTGCGAACTGGATCTGCTCCTGCGGTGACCAGGCGGCGGTGATCTCCTCGAACGCTTTTCGCTGTTCAGCGGCGAAGCGGTTGCGTTCGGCCTCGCCGTGCTCGGTGAGTTCGAGCACGGTGCGGCGGCCGTCGGATTGGGACGCCGTCCGGCGCAGCACCCCGTCCTCTATGCAAGCGGCGACGGTCCGGCTGGCCACCGGCTGGGCGATGCCCATCTCGGCGGCGAGGCCCCCGACCGTCGTCTCGCCCGGCGCGTCGGCGATCACATTGAGTACGAGGTTGCGGGAGAGGTCCTTACTCGATGCCGGCGTGCGTCGTCGCAGACGTGACAGTGCCGGGCCGATCTGGTCCAGTGCCAGGTCGTCGGACGGCTGCTCGGAGAAGGACGCGCTGCTCATGTGACTGATTCTAGGCTCCGACCGCACATTTGCATACCAGTAGGCAAGTGCATAGCATTAGGTATGTAAATCTTGACGAGCGAGAAACGAGGCGGACTGCTATGGCGCTCACCGCGATCACCAACGCGCAGATCTTTGACGGAGAGAAGACGGTCGGCGTGCGGACCGTGGTCATCGACGGCGGGAGGATCGCTCGTGTCGGTGGCGGCGCTCCTCAAGGCAGCGAGATCGTCGACGGCAGCGGCGCCACACTGCTGCCGGGACTCATCGACGCCCATGTCCACTCCGCTCCGGGTTCCCTGGCGCTCGCCCTGCGGTTCGGCGTGACGACCGAACTGGAGATGCAGGGGATGAACACACGGGAGAACCGGGGGCTCATCACCGACGACGACAGCGTGGCTGACGTGCGTTCTTCCGGCTTTGCCATCACACCGCCCGGTGGCCACCCGAGTGAGCTGATGCCGGAGGGCTTCCGGCCGAAGTGGGATCTGCCTCCAGTGATGCCCCTGATGCCGTTCTCCA includes these proteins:
- a CDS encoding MarR family winged helix-turn-helix transcriptional regulator — translated: MSSASFSEQPSDDLALDQIGPALSRLRRRTPASSKDLSRNLVLNVIADAPGETTVGGLAAEMGIAQPVASRTVAACIEDGVLRRTASQSDGRRTVLELTEHGEAERNRFAAEQRKAFEEITAAWSPQEQIQFARLLARYGDDATAWSRKQAASRD